A window of Streptomyces armeniacus contains these coding sequences:
- a CDS encoding Tex family protein yields MTTTIEGRIAEELGVRERQVKAAVELLDGGSTVPFIARYRKEATELLDDAQLRSLEERLRYLRELEERREAILESVRSQGKLDDELEARIRAAETKARLEDIYLPYKPKRRTKAQIAHEAGLEPLADGLLADPDVDPEAAAAAFVDAEKGVADVAAALDGARAILAERFGEDADLIGELRERMWARGRLGSKVREGKEEQGAKFKDYFDYSEAFTELPSHRVLAMLRGEKEEVLDLALEPEPEAEAEAAAGPAAAEPSAYERAIAHRFGVANRGRPGDKWLADTVRWAWRTRILVHLGIDLRLRLRTNAEDEAVRVFAANLRDLLLAAPAGTRATMGLDPGLRTGVKVAVVDATGKVAETSTIYPHAPQKQWDQSLETLAALAARHGVELIAIGNGTASRETDKLAGELISARPELKLTKVMVSEAGASVYSASAFATQELPDLDVSLRGAVSIARRLQDPLAELVKIDPKSIGVGQYQHDLSEVKLSRSLDAVVEDCVNGVGVDVNTASAPLLSRVSGIGSGLAENIVAHRDSNGPFSNRKELKEVARLGPKAYEQCAGFLRILGGEDPLDASAVHPEAYPVVRTMVQSADADVPTLIGNTKVLRSLRPADFVNDSFGLPTVTDILKELEKPGRDPRPAFRTASFKEGVEKLGDLSAGMILEGVVTNVAAFGAFVDVGVHQDGLVHVSAMSKTFVKDPRDVVKPGDIVKVKVQDVDVARKRISLTLRLEDEAPAEGSGARGGAGSGGGERRRGRGGQGAGSGTAPRQRQGGQGGQGKQGGAQGGQGGKQNGGRGGAGKRQAAPPANSEMADALRRAGLLDGGGKKR; encoded by the coding sequence GTGACGACCACCATCGAAGGCAGGATCGCCGAGGAGCTCGGCGTACGGGAGCGGCAGGTCAAGGCCGCGGTGGAGCTGCTCGACGGCGGTTCGACCGTCCCGTTCATCGCCCGGTACCGCAAAGAGGCGACGGAGCTGCTCGACGACGCCCAACTGCGCTCGCTCGAGGAGCGGCTGCGCTATCTGCGCGAGCTCGAGGAGCGGCGCGAGGCGATCCTCGAGTCCGTACGGTCCCAGGGCAAGCTCGACGACGAGCTGGAGGCCCGGATCCGCGCCGCGGAGACCAAGGCGCGACTCGAGGACATCTACCTGCCGTACAAGCCGAAGCGGCGCACCAAGGCGCAGATCGCCCACGAGGCCGGGCTGGAGCCGCTCGCGGACGGCCTGTTGGCCGATCCGGACGTGGACCCGGAGGCCGCGGCGGCGGCGTTCGTCGACGCGGAGAAGGGCGTCGCGGACGTGGCCGCCGCGCTCGACGGCGCGCGGGCGATCCTCGCCGAGCGGTTCGGCGAGGACGCCGACCTCATCGGCGAGCTGCGCGAGCGCATGTGGGCGCGCGGCAGGCTCGGCTCGAAGGTGCGGGAGGGCAAGGAGGAGCAGGGCGCGAAGTTCAAGGACTACTTCGACTACTCGGAGGCGTTCACCGAGCTGCCCTCGCACCGCGTGCTGGCGATGCTGCGCGGCGAGAAGGAGGAGGTCCTCGACCTCGCTCTGGAGCCCGAACCGGAGGCGGAAGCGGAAGCCGCCGCCGGGCCCGCGGCCGCCGAGCCGAGCGCGTACGAGCGGGCGATCGCGCACCGCTTCGGGGTCGCCAACCGCGGCCGCCCCGGCGACAAGTGGCTCGCGGACACCGTCCGCTGGGCGTGGCGCACCCGCATCCTCGTGCACCTCGGCATCGACCTGCGGCTGCGGCTGCGTACGAACGCCGAGGACGAGGCCGTACGGGTCTTCGCCGCCAACCTCCGCGACCTGCTGCTCGCCGCGCCCGCGGGCACCCGCGCCACGATGGGCCTGGACCCCGGGCTGCGTACGGGCGTCAAGGTCGCCGTCGTGGACGCCACCGGCAAGGTGGCGGAGACCAGCACGATCTATCCGCACGCGCCGCAGAAGCAGTGGGACCAGTCGCTGGAGACGCTGGCGGCGCTCGCCGCGCGGCACGGCGTCGAGCTGATCGCGATCGGCAACGGCACCGCTTCCCGCGAGACCGACAAGCTCGCCGGTGAACTCATCTCCGCACGGCCGGAGTTGAAGCTCACCAAGGTGATGGTGTCCGAGGCGGGCGCCTCGGTGTACTCGGCCTCCGCCTTCGCCACCCAGGAGCTGCCGGACCTGGACGTCTCGCTGCGCGGCGCCGTCTCCATCGCGCGCAGGCTGCAGGACCCGCTGGCCGAGCTCGTCAAGATCGACCCGAAGTCGATCGGTGTCGGGCAGTACCAGCACGACCTGTCCGAGGTGAAGCTCTCGCGCTCGCTGGACGCGGTCGTCGAGGACTGCGTGAACGGCGTCGGCGTGGACGTCAACACCGCTTCCGCGCCGCTGCTCTCCCGCGTCTCGGGCATCGGCAGCGGCCTCGCCGAGAACATCGTGGCGCACCGCGACAGCAACGGCCCGTTCAGCAACCGCAAGGAGCTGAAGGAGGTCGCACGGCTCGGCCCGAAGGCGTACGAGCAGTGCGCGGGCTTCCTCCGCATCCTCGGCGGCGAGGACCCGCTGGACGCCTCCGCCGTGCACCCGGAGGCGTATCCCGTCGTGCGCACGATGGTGCAGTCGGCGGATGCCGACGTGCCGACGCTCATCGGGAACACGAAGGTGCTGCGTTCGCTTCGGCCCGCCGACTTCGTGAACGACAGCTTCGGGCTGCCGACCGTGACCGACATCCTCAAGGAGCTGGAGAAGCCGGGGCGCGACCCACGTCCGGCGTTCCGCACGGCCAGCTTCAAGGAGGGTGTGGAGAAGCTGGGCGACCTGTCCGCCGGGATGATCCTGGAGGGGGTCGTGACGAACGTGGCGGCGTTCGGCGCGTTCGTCGACGTCGGCGTGCACCAGGACGGGCTGGTCCACGTGTCCGCGATGTCGAAGACGTTCGTGAAGGACCCGCGGGACGTGGTGAAGCCCGGGGACATCGTGAAGGTGAAGGTCCAGGACGTGGACGTGGCGCGGAAGCGGATCTCGTTGACGCTGCGGCTGGAGGACGAGGCACCGGCGGAAGGCTCCGGCGCCCGTGGCGGCGCGGGGTCCGGCGGCGGTGAGCGGCGGCGTGGCCGCGGCGGCCAGGGCGCGGGCTCCGGTACGGCGCCGCGCCAGCGCCAGGGCGGCCAGGGCGGCCAGGGCAAGCAGGGCGGTGCCCAGGGCGGCCAGGGCGGCAAGCAGAACGGCGGCCGCGGTGGCGCAGGCAAGCGCCAGGCGGCGCCGCCCGCCAACAGCGAGATGGCGGACGCGCTGCGCCGCGCGGGCCTGCTGGACGGCGGCGGCAAGAAGCGGTAG
- a CDS encoding SCO6745 family protein — protein MTTLPDRAGRHCHNVLNPLHSAAYFAPDLAKELAPYGIEDPAAVYLAGRAAAMGAVGAGTVTATFYNFNHALVARFVPEVWDFASPDTVLAARLRAVDSTLRRLLGEETAASDEVREAAELALQAARGCSRAGRPLYAAHADLPVPDAPHLALWHAATLLREHRGDAHLAVLQRAALDPLEALVSHTASGRGMAPKWVLSTRGYNEQDWTAAQDRLRDRGLLDATGDLTEDGLTLRKELEDETDELDRGPYEQLGADGTARLTELATGFTKAALANGAFPADLFGKG, from the coding sequence ATGACGACTCTCCCCGATCGCGCCGGGCGACACTGCCACAACGTCCTGAATCCGCTGCACTCCGCCGCGTACTTCGCACCCGATCTGGCGAAGGAGCTGGCGCCGTACGGCATCGAGGACCCCGCGGCGGTCTACCTGGCCGGACGTGCCGCGGCCATGGGCGCGGTGGGCGCGGGGACGGTCACAGCGACCTTCTACAACTTCAACCACGCGCTCGTCGCCCGTTTCGTTCCGGAAGTATGGGATTTCGCCTCGCCCGACACCGTGCTCGCCGCCCGGCTCCGCGCCGTGGACTCGACGCTGCGCCGGCTGCTCGGCGAGGAGACCGCCGCCTCGGACGAGGTCCGCGAGGCCGCCGAACTGGCGCTGCAGGCCGCCCGCGGCTGCTCGCGGGCCGGCCGCCCGCTGTACGCGGCACACGCCGACCTGCCCGTACCGGACGCCCCGCACCTCGCCCTCTGGCACGCCGCCACGCTGCTCCGCGAGCACCGGGGCGACGCCCACCTCGCCGTCCTCCAACGCGCCGCCCTGGACCCGCTGGAGGCGCTGGTCAGCCATACGGCCAGCGGGCGCGGCATGGCCCCGAAGTGGGTGCTGAGCACCCGCGGCTACAACGAGCAGGACTGGACCGCGGCCCAGGACCGGCTGCGCGACCGCGGGCTGCTGGACGCCACCGGCGACCTGACCGAGGACGGGCTCACGCTGCGCAAGGAGCTGGAGGACGAGACCGACGAGCTGGACCGCGGGCCGTACGAGCAGCTCGGCGCGGACGGCACGGCCCGGCTGACGGAGCTGGCCACCGGCTTCACCAAGGCCGCGCTCGCCAACGGCGCGTTCCCGGCCGACCTCTTCGGGAAGGGCTGA
- a CDS encoding LPFR motif small protein, protein MKAIADILRMIGGALATIVTLPFRALARLFSGASRTVRRPRTGPRI, encoded by the coding sequence ATGAAAGCCATAGCTGACATTCTCCGCATGATCGGTGGCGCGCTCGCCACCATCGTGACCCTGCCGTTCCGCGCGCTCGCGCGGCTGTTCAGCGGTGCCTCGCGGACGGTACGCCGCCCGCGCACGGGCCCGCGTATCTGA